A region of Anguilla rostrata isolate EN2019 chromosome 10, ASM1855537v3, whole genome shotgun sequence DNA encodes the following proteins:
- the LOC135265085 gene encoding Golgi-associated plant pathogenesis-related protein 1-like isoform X2, which yields MYSIYRAADLTNSRRRNTQRKGGRITPEAQQTGVYCQCVQSGESYKKEFLDAHNAYRAKHQVPSLALNQDLCASAQAWADHLLSIKTLQHSGCKNGENLFYSWSSATQALNGKDPVDKWYNEVKDYDFSDPGFQSNTGHFTQVVWKETKEAGVGVATDGKTVFVVGQYSPAGNMTNEGYFENNVLPAVAGSKGEKEPSAGAPDLSTYTNPLCSLL from the exons atgtacagtatttatagGGCAGCAGATCTGACCAACAGCAGaaggagaaacacacagagaaagggagggagaatcACCCCAGAAGCACAACAAACAGGTGTGTAT tgtcagtgtgtccaATCAGGCGAGAGCTATAAGAAAGAGTTCCTGGACGCCCACAATGCGTACCGGGCCAAACACCAGGTTCCGAGCCTGGCGCTGAACCAGGACCTCTGCGCCTCAGCCCAGGCCTGGGCCGACCACCTGCTGTCCATCAAAACCCTCCAGCACAGCGGCTGCAAGAACGGCGAGAACCTCTTCTACTCCTGGAGCTCCGCGACCCAAGCGCTGAACG GAAAGGACCCAGTCGACAAATGGTACAATGAGGTCAAAGACTACGATTTCTCAGACCCAGGATTTCAGTCAAATACAG GACATTTCACCCAGGTGGTGTGGAAGGAGACTAAGGAGGctggagtgggcgtggccaccGATGGGAAGACAGTTTTTGTGGTGGGCCAGTACAGCCCTGCAGGCAACATGACCAATGAGGGCTACTTTGAGAACAACGTCCTGCCTGCAG TTGCCGGAAGCAAAGGGGAGAAGGAGCCCAGTGCTGGTGCCCCAGACCTCTCTACGTACACaaaccctctctgctctctgctatAA
- the LOC135265085 gene encoding Golgi-associated plant pathogenesis-related protein 1-like isoform X1, whose translation MYSIYRAADLTNSRRRNTQRKGGRITPEAQQTVLQPTIIMASESYKKEFLDAHNAYRAKHQVPSLALNQDLCASAQAWADHLLSIKTLQHSGCKNGENLFYSWSSATQALNGKDPVDKWYNEVKDYDFSDPGFQSNTGHFTQVVWKETKEAGVGVATDGKTVFVVGQYSPAGNMTNEGYFENNVLPAVAGSKGEKEPSAGAPDLSTYTNPLCSLL comes from the exons atgtacagtatttatagGGCAGCAGATCTGACCAACAGCAGaaggagaaacacacagagaaagggagggagaatcACCCCAGAAGCACAACAAACAG TTCTACAACCAACAATCATCATGGCAA GCGAGAGCTATAAGAAAGAGTTCCTGGACGCCCACAATGCGTACCGGGCCAAACACCAGGTTCCGAGCCTGGCGCTGAACCAGGACCTCTGCGCCTCAGCCCAGGCCTGGGCCGACCACCTGCTGTCCATCAAAACCCTCCAGCACAGCGGCTGCAAGAACGGCGAGAACCTCTTCTACTCCTGGAGCTCCGCGACCCAAGCGCTGAACG GAAAGGACCCAGTCGACAAATGGTACAATGAGGTCAAAGACTACGATTTCTCAGACCCAGGATTTCAGTCAAATACAG GACATTTCACCCAGGTGGTGTGGAAGGAGACTAAGGAGGctggagtgggcgtggccaccGATGGGAAGACAGTTTTTGTGGTGGGCCAGTACAGCCCTGCAGGCAACATGACCAATGAGGGCTACTTTGAGAACAACGTCCTGCCTGCAG TTGCCGGAAGCAAAGGGGAGAAGGAGCCCAGTGCTGGTGCCCCAGACCTCTCTACGTACACaaaccctctctgctctctgctatAA
- the LOC135265085 gene encoding Golgi-associated plant pathogenesis-related protein 1-like isoform X3 yields MYSIYRAADLTNSRRRNTQRKGGRITPEAQQTVLQPTIIMASESYKKEFLDAHNAYRAKHQVPSLALNQDLCASAQAWADHLLSIKTLQHSGCKNGENLFYSWSSATQALNGKDPVDKWYNEVKDYDFSDPGFQSNTGHFTQVVWKETKEAGVGVATDGKTVFVVGQYSPAGNMTNEGYFENNVLPAA; encoded by the exons atgtacagtatttatagGGCAGCAGATCTGACCAACAGCAGaaggagaaacacacagagaaagggagggagaatcACCCCAGAAGCACAACAAACAG TTCTACAACCAACAATCATCATGGCAA GCGAGAGCTATAAGAAAGAGTTCCTGGACGCCCACAATGCGTACCGGGCCAAACACCAGGTTCCGAGCCTGGCGCTGAACCAGGACCTCTGCGCCTCAGCCCAGGCCTGGGCCGACCACCTGCTGTCCATCAAAACCCTCCAGCACAGCGGCTGCAAGAACGGCGAGAACCTCTTCTACTCCTGGAGCTCCGCGACCCAAGCGCTGAACG GAAAGGACCCAGTCGACAAATGGTACAATGAGGTCAAAGACTACGATTTCTCAGACCCAGGATTTCAGTCAAATACAG GACATTTCACCCAGGTGGTGTGGAAGGAGACTAAGGAGGctggagtgggcgtggccaccGATGGGAAGACAGTTTTTGTGGTGGGCCAGTACAGCCCTGCAGGCAACATGACCAATGAGGGCTACTTTGAGAACAACGTCCTGCCTGCAG CTTAA